From Euwallacea similis isolate ESF13 chromosome 14, ESF131.1, whole genome shotgun sequence, one genomic window encodes:
- the rho-6 gene encoding protein rhomboid yields the protein MNPCLPEEGYVSSPASTPDTSVDEEKFLVNRFIHKTITKQPHNKWYHYQNLPLAIFSVSICQIIFHILSTPALNKFLRFEPSKRYEIWRYVTYMLVHDDWSHLALNVVIQCIFASLLELNQGRLRVLAIYVLGGITGVLGAACIHPDLVVGASAGGYSLLLSNVADLMLNYETITYKLYRAVSIGTLILFDVVYDIVHVCSKREPRVSWQAHFFGGLTGMFLGLVLFRCKKPNKTRKVFFSMGLTFYLIFVISFIVLTVQIGRCTSRTVSTYPLHRNTYLC from the exons ATGAACCCATGCCTTCCTGAAGAAGGTTACGTATCCAGCCCTGCGAGCACCCCAGACACTTCAGTGGACGAGGAAAAATTCCTGGTAAACCGCTTTATTCACAAAACAATCACTAAACAACCACACAACAAGTGGTACCACTACCAAAACCTTCCACTAGCCATATTTTCTGTTAGTATTTGTCAG ATAATTTTCCACATATTGTCGACACCTGCTCTCAATAAGTTCCTAAGATTCGAACCAAgtaaaagatatgaaatttggAGGTATGTGACCTACATGTTGGTGCATGATGATTGGTCCCATTTAGCCCTAAATGTGGTCATTCAGTGCATTTTTGCTTCGCTCCTGGAATTAAATCAG GGTCGTCTAAGAGTCCTGGCAATTTATGTCCTTGGAGGCATAACAGGCGTTTTAGGAGCTGCCTGCATTCATCCTGATTTAGTGGTAGGGGCTTCAGCTGGAGGTTATTCTTTGCTGCTTTCCAATGTTGCAGACTTAATGCTT aattacGAAACAATCACCTATAAGCTATATCGGGCAGTATCTATTGGCACTTTAATTCTATTTGATGTGGTGTATGACATAGTCCACGTGTGTTCAAAAAGGGAACCTCGAGTATCTTGGCAGGCGCACTTCTTTGGAGGTCTCACCGGAATGTTTTTAG GACTAGTGCTATTTAGGTGCAAGAAACCAAACAAAACcagaaaagtgttttttagcATGGGACTTACATTCtacttaatttttgttataagttttatagttttaacTGTTCAAATTGGAAGATGTACGTCAAGAACTGTCTCAACTTACCCTTTGCATCGCAATACTTATTTATGCTAA
- the LOC136413516 gene encoding uncharacterized protein, whose product MVSPTPRAHIRRSARYRLAVLFSSSPTPLTTAVLNAMTASSRFATYVFFLGLMQAKLLIVYGACWYDNKKHEENSEVPTEEPCLNCTCSRSALLCYLRVCPKLPNPPPPGCILLHRYRSCCPELICSDFYDGGNSLEARADFEGELDMPSDDHSVYENACILNGSIYGPGSAMHSSSLCEYCYCLAGKQICVKPKCLLPIEGCSPVFHQTSCCPVSYNCTRKPATFQFTTEQPTTTTKSYKLRQEGGCIVDGTHYTEGSKVIGVGHSVCDNCYCLRSILRCEPQSCAPPLLGCTPVIKPGECCAASYNCNGTLEIEPEPNYGLFPTISKEYSKLRKEVQRKPPTKSTFKDNMVTVAPFYVLAETLQEPTTKLIYQRSPETYGTTRQFSGTNFKPSSTHKPLDTTNTKQPNEDHYYLISSSKHRSSTTEKPMTITISPATPNANTKRVFGGKLDSSSTEMPLEVKNQEEEDGDYLGFGNLNILSIVDSLLDGKIYRNVEEKIPSTTVDSDSLELDTTVFETTATTDFPTTALLNAAEEETNTTTEESYPVTVTEILNSTDCIEQNSVPPLDPSEVNNLAEGRTEFISTTDSGTEEFSSESFSSSTEDTQEVKLRHKVQVGTKLPPDIEAILNISKHKEREDSEYDYDEPTLPPSLPNLKIIPFVAADALVLKKESPKDPTPILGEKIDGSLLPLEYSSNIFKPPVETEGGFMPKDPSAIDKFYDNVVPVVSITSEASESIINCIKEGEDIQHGMPVPSDSPCMTCTCLYGNIACQKIDCPPPKLGCKLAVEQLVASLCCPNYLCDDSFKLSQIPPEIVTVAEGIIPQDPFKDVIRTKPAPDLQSLIGDKKTHYHPNHNDIKNSTTKPAYEENDGFDELVKFIFSGTPSVMEKPMSHNPVADKNESKPTNKLTNTTSPPLHLPLSTTSAFKPTTLSIDLAQPPSTRPPPIQNTLNSIGVGLLKLAGCNIYGRMYRVGRIISELSGPCVECKCTEVGVQCRQLKCSNAEDGKE is encoded by the exons CTTGCTGGTACGACAACAAAAAGCACGAGGAAAATTCGGAGGTACCCACGGAGGAACCTTGCCTGAATTGCACCTGCAGCAGAAGCGCCCTTTTGTGCTACTTGAGGGTGTGTCCCAAACTGCCTAATCCACCCCCGCCTGGATGTATTTTATTGCATAGATATAGAAGTTGTTGTCCTGAGCTGATTTGTTCTG ATTTCTACGATGGGGGTAATAGTTTGGAAGCCAGAGCTGATTTCGAAGGCGAACTGGATATGCCCTCAGACGATCATTCAGTGTATGAAAACG CATGCATACTAAATGGCAGCATTTACGGTCCCGGTTCAGCAATGCACAGCTCGTCTCTTTGCGAGTACTGCTACTGTTTAGCAGGAAAGCAAATCTGCGTTAAACCGAAATGTTTGCTGCCCATTGAGGGGTGCTCTCCAGTTTTCCATCAAACGAGCTGTTGCCCTGTTAG CTACAACTGTACCCGCAAACCTGCCACATTTCAATTCACAACTGAACAACCAACTACAACCACCAAAAGCTATAAACTTAGACAAGAGG GAGGCTGCATTGTTGATGGTACCCACTACACAGAGGGTTCTAAAGTAATCGGAGTGGGCCATTCAGTTTGCGATAACTGCTACTGCCTACGAAGCATCCTTCGATGTGAACCCCAGTCCTGTGCCCCACCTCTCTTAGGCTGCACCCCTGTAATCAAACCTGGGGAATGTTGTGCTGCAAGCTATAACTGTA ATGGAACGCTTGAAATCGAACCAGAACCCAACTATGGCTTATTCCCCACAATTAGTAAGGAGTACTCAAAGTTGCGCAAAGAGGTGCAGCGCAAACCTCCGACTAAAAGCACCTTCAAGGATAATATGGTCACAGTAGCCCCATTTTATGTCCTGGCCGAGACCCTGCAGGAACCCACCACTAAACTCATTTATCAGCGCAGCCCAGAGACGTACGGGACTACAAGGCAGTTTTCTGGTACCAATTTCAAACCTAGCAGCACTCACAAACCTTTGGATACAACTAACACCAAGCAGCCCAACGAGGATCACTATTACTTGATTAGTAGCTCCAAACATCGAAGTAGTACCACTGAAAAGCCCATGACAATTACCATCAGCCCGGCAACTCCCAATGCTAACACAAAGAGGGTGTTTGGTGGAAAATTAGATTCTAGTAGTACTGAGATGCCTCTGGAGGTAAAAAATCAGGAAGAAGAGGATGGGGATTATTTGGgatttggaaatttgaatattttaagtattGTGGATTCCTTGTTGGATGGAAAGATTTATAGGAATGTTGAGGAGAAAATTCCGAGTACCACCGTTGACTCTGACAGTTTGGAACTCGATACTACAGTATTTGAAACTACTGCTACTACCGATTTCCCTACAACGGCTCTCTTGAATGCTGCAGAAGAAGAAACAAATACTACCACAGAAGAGAGCTATCCAGTAACTGTAACTGAAATCTTAAATTCCACCGACTGCATTGAACAAA ACTCAGTACCGCCATTAGATCCTTCAGAGGTGAACAACTTAGCTGAAGGCAGGACAGAGTTTATAAGCACCACAGACTCTGGCACTGAAGAGTTTTCTTCCGAAAGTTTCAGCTCTTCGACTGAAGATACCCAGGAGGTGAAATTGAGGCATAAAGTGCAGGTGGGTACTAAGCTGCCTCCTGATATTGAGGCCATACTGAATATCAGCAAGCATAAGGAGAGGGAGGATTCGGAGTATGACTACGATGAACCCACTTTGCCTCCATCGTTACCAAACCTCAA GATTATTCCGTTTGTGGCTGCAGATGCTTTAGTGTTAAAGAAAGAGTCTCCTAAAGATCCAACTCCAATTTTGGGAGAGAAAATAGATGGCAGTCTGCTTCCTTTGGAGTATAGtagcaacatttttaaaccTCCTGTAGAGACTGAGG gAGGCTTCATGCCCAAAGATCCATCTGCAATTGATAAATTCTACGATAACGTTGTTCCAGTAGTGTCAATAACCAGCGAAGCTAGTGAAAGTA TAATCAATTGCATTAAAGAAGGAGAAGACATCCAGCACGGAATGCCTGTTCCATCAGACTCACCATGCATGACCTGCACATGTCTTTACGGCAATATTGCTTGCCAGAAAATTGATTGCCCTCCGCCGAAATTGGGCTGTAAATTGGCAGTAGAGCAATTAGTAGCCAGTTTGTGTTGTCCCAATTACCTTTGCG aTGATTCGTTCAAATTGAGTCAGATTCCTCCTGAAATTGTCACAGTGGCCGAAGGAATAATTCCTCAAGACCCCTTTAAGGATGTGATCAGAACAAAACCAGCTCCAGATTTGCAGAGCTTGATTGGGGATAAGAAGACCCATTACCATCCAAACCACAATG ACATTAAGAACTCAACCACAAAACCTGCTTATGAGGAAAATGATGGCTTCGACGAGCTAGTGAAGTTCATCTTTTCTGGAACCCCTAGCGTCATGGAAAAACCCATGAGTCATAACCCTGTAGCAGACAAAAACGAATCTAAACCTACTAACAAATTGACTAATACCACTAGCCCACCTCTACATCTTCCATTGTCTACAACCTCGGCATTTAAACCTACAACTCTAAGCATCGACTTAGCCCAACCACCCAGTACCCGTCCTCCACCAATACAAAACACCCTCAATTCCATAGGGGTGGGGTTGCTGAAGTTGGCGGGGTGCAACATCTACGGTAGAATGTACAGGGTGGGCAGGATAATTTCGGAATTATCAGGTCCCTGTGTGGAATGTAAGTGTACTGAAGTAGGGGTGCAGTGTAGACAGCTAAAGTGCTCGAATGCTGAAGATGGTAAGGAGTAG